Within the Garra rufa chromosome 16, GarRuf1.0, whole genome shotgun sequence genome, the region GCGGACGGTGAGTGACTTAAAAAGAGACAAAACAAGGGTGGGAAGAATAGCCGGACTAGCGGGATAATGGGGTTATCGGCTGGGTGGGTGGTCAGAATACATTTACATGGTGTTACCCGAGGCGCCAAGGTTTGCTAAGGTTTGCTTAGGAAATAAGGGATAGACAGGGATCTATGGACGCCGAAGTCAGCAATAGCAAAAGTCATCATCATCGACAAGATGTATGTTTCGGTTCTACTACAAAGTtgcataataattattaattatacagAATTTTACGAAAAAGTTGCTTATTTTGCTTAACTTTTTTCATAATAATCACCTTCACGAGTCCAACAGGTTCACATATGAAGACCaacattaatacatttaatattaatattagtgaCCCANNNNNNNNNNNNNNNNNNNNNNNNNNNNNNNNNNNNNNNNNNNNNNNNNNNNNNNNNNNNNNNNNNNNNNNNNNNNNNNNNNNNNNNNNNNNNNNNNNNNNNNNNNNNNNNNNNNNNNNNNNNNNNNNNNNNNNNNNNNNNNNNNNNNNNNNNNNNNNNNNNNNNNNNNNNNNNNNNNNNNNNNNNNNNNNNNNNNNNNNNNNNNNNNNNNNNNNNNNNNNNNNNNNNNNNNNNNNNNNNNNNNNNNNNNNNNNNNNNNNNNNNNNNNNNNNNNNNNNNNNNNNNNNNNNNNNNNNNNNNNNNNNNNNNNNNNNNNNNNNNNNNNNNNNNNNNNNNNNNNNNNNNNNNNNNNNNNNNNNNNNNNNNNNNNNNNNNNNNNNNNNNNNNNNNNNNNNNNNNNNNNNNNNNNNNNNNNNNNNNNNNNNNNNNNNNNNNNNNNNNNNNNNNNNNNNNNNNNNNNNNNNNNNNNNNNNNNNNNNNNNNNNNNNNNNNNNNNNNNNAGAACAGcatatatctgaaataaaaagcttttgtaacataatacactaatgccattcaaaaatttggagtcagtatcatttttattttttgggaaagaaattatagaaatgaataattttatttagcaaggatgctttaaatagatcaaaataatataatttctatttcagataaatgctgttctactgaACTTTCTACCCAGCTGTTTGCAACAAAATAATACCTGATATTATCTAATTATTTTatcatatataattttatttgccAATAAGTACAAATTATAATTTAGTTTTCTTGTTTTTGACTGTTAGGAAACATTTTAGTtccttaaatatgttttttttttttttatatcatctattttattatctatcattttatttataatttattttgtttccctTTTGGCCTGTTGAAAGACACGTTAATACCgtaaattttagttttttcccACCCATCTCatttacttgtaaattaatttttttatttttctaaacatttattagattttttttttttttttacattttttgagcagaaaatgaatattagaatgatttccaaaggatcatgtgacactgtcgactggagtaatgatgctgaaaattttgctctgaaataacaggaataaatgacattttaaaatatattaaaatagaaaacagttattttaaataataaaaatattttaaaaattactgttttgctgtactttggatcaaataaatgcaggcttagtgagcaaaagagacttctttaaaaaacattaaaaatctaactggTAGTGTAACCCTATACTATCGCTGTTTTAATAGTGTTTGGGCaaagaaaaaacattacattagTGAGACATTCAACAACAACTGCATttgaatattattaaataaataaaatattagataacagatttttttttttttaatcactgcATTTTAAAAATCCAAGCTATTTTGTTTATCTTAAATGTTTGTTAtcctttgtttttttctttctctggCCCTCACATcacagtaaaaataataaaactgtatatatatatatattgaaatctAATGAAATTTCTCATATTTTTAGGTGTTTTATGGAGCAGACAACCTGCCATTGGGTCCCAGAGGATATTCCCCCCCAGAGCATCACTACCAGACTTACATCCCACCGTGTGATTCAGCAGCTGCGGGAAACACCGGGAGACTCGGAAGCCCAGTAGGAATACTTCCACCTCCACCAAACCCCAAAGGATACGCTGAGAGCAACTCCAGTGAACCTGAGTTTCCACTGAAATCAGTTTACAGACGGACCTTAAGTCACGCCAAGCCACCGTATTCCTACATCTCTCTCATCTGCATGGCAATCCAGCAGTCTCCAACCAAGAGACTGACTCTGAACGAGATCTACGACTGGATCCGGCAGCTCTTCCCCTATTACAGACAGAATCAACAGCGATGGCAAAACTCAATCCGACATTCTCTGTCATTCAACGACTGCTTCGTGCGTGTACCGAGATCGCCAGACTCGCCAGGGAAAGGCTCATACTGGGCCCTGCATCCCGACTCTGGTAACATGTTTGAGAACGGCTGCTACATGCGTCGCCAGAAGCGCTTCAAGTGTCAGAAGTCAACGTCGCCATCAAAAAATTCAGATGGGGAAGCGGTGAAATCGGAAGGGAAGAAAAAAAAGGTGGAGGTCAAGTCAGTCACATCTTCTTGTAAATCACCTGTACCTCCTACAGTTGATGCCCCAACACAGCATTCAAACATATTACCAGTGTCCTATCCCGCAACCAAAGCAGTTTCTCCTTCTCATCTTTCTCAGCACCATGCTCCCTCACATACTTTATTTCCCACCCAGCCTCCAGAGATCTCAACACACTTGCCGTCTCTGAACGTCCCGTTTCCAACAATGCCCAGTCCCAGCTTGCAGTCTGTCCCAGAAACCAGCTTGCACTGTGAACCAACATCCCAACACGCCATTTCCGTCCCAAGACTTATGGACTTCCAGTACTGCGAGTCTCCTATGAACTATCCAGTTTACTGCCAGTCTAATTCCCATCCCAACTTCACCTCGTATGCTGGAGACTCTGTTTATTACCCTGGATTTAGCATGTGTTCTGCTCCTCTCCTGAGTTCTTCCTGATCAACTTTCTATAGTGTATTAATGGATTCATTTCTGTTTAGAgactaataaatgctgtatatatTAGTTGATGGACATTTCATAGCTGGAGAAGTATCTGTTGTCTGATGCTGAAGGACTTTTTTGATTCTGTCTGAATGTTCAATTGAATTGAAGGTGTTTGAATGTGAATTCCTTGCTGTAAATTtcaagtaaaattttaaatgttccaAAAGGTGTTAATTCTGTTATTTGCGTGTTTGGTGTGAGATGCAAGATTGTTATCACACTTCAGGCTTTCACATTATTTTACTGCTGCATTTTTTAAATTCCTCAAGCAAGTGTTTGGGGGAAGAATCAACTCAAACAGAAGCACTGTCCTGTTCACATTGTAAAAGATAAACATCATTTCCTGTCCCGACATTCCTCACACTAACCTGAACAAGACAGCCAAAGTAGTAGGCCTTTAGTAGCCACCTTTAGAaaccaatttaaaaatattataaaatgcaCAGTTGACATAAAATAGAGTAGA harbors:
- the foxa gene encoding forkhead box A sequence; protein product: MIDEVKRERSDQWMPYYSSEVFYGADNLPLGPRGYSPPEHHYQTYIPPCDSAAAGNTGRLGSPVGILPPPPNPKGYAESNSSEPEFPLKSVYRRTLSHAKPPYSYISLICMAIQQSPTKRLTLNEIYDWIRQLFPYYRQNQQRWQNSIRHSLSFNDCFVRVPRSPDSPGKGSYWALHPDSGNMFENGCYMRRQKRFKCQKSTSPSKNSDGEAVKSEGKKKKVEVKSVTSSCKSPVPPTVDAPTQHSNILPVSYPATKAVSPSHLSQHHAPSHTLFPTQPPEISTHLPSLNVPFPTMPSPSLQSVPETSLHCEPTSQHAISVPRLMDFQYCESPMNYPVYCQSNSHPNFTSYAGDSVYYPGFSMCSAPLLSSS